DNA from Plasmodium cynomolgi strain B DNA, chromosome 12, whole genome shotgun sequence:
TATACCAAAGAGAGTCCCCTGAATTACAGCCTTCCAAATTGGTCTATCTAGATGCTCAACTAAATATAGGCAATGTAGAATATTTTCAGGACATCAATGGAGAAAATACGGTGAAGATTTTTGGCCTCGTTGGAAGCATTCCCCAAACGACTTCCTTCACTTGCATTTGCcgaaagggcaaaaaaattggctacATGTCTGTTAAAATTGCTGCCGGTTACTTTGGCTTCCTGGCCAAGATTTTTATCCTCCTGATtgtgctgctgctgttgtaCTTCTGAGGCGGGACAAGCGCATGCCATTTGCGGAAAATCGCACCATGCTTGCGGCAAACGGGGAAGAGACTGGCGACGAGCGGATAGGCTCCCCCCGGCGAAGAGGCACAAACCTGGCGACCGCTGCCGTGTACACTACAGAACCTCTCCCCGTGGAACTGCAAGTTGCTAACTGCATGCCAAACGCGTGCACCTCtttgtacatacacacaacTCATGTGTTTGCCCACGTATACCCAACTGTGATGAGAAAAAGGCGCGACTTCTACTCCATTTTATGATCCATCACGGTTTTTGTTCGCTGTGCAAAAATTTCGCCGCTGCGTCATCAGGTCTTCGAACTTCGCCACCACATCTTCCGCCCTTCACCATGGTTACTCTTTCATTTCCGCGCTACGAGACCCCTACTTCGCAATTCGCTCGAATGCAAAATAGACTCCTCAATTCTGAAAACTccaaaaatatcttttttttcttttttttttaatacatgtGCTTATTTAATTTCCTATCGAGGATGTGTGCATGCTTTCAACATCCTgtacccctcccccccacctTCTGCTCACACTACTTTAAGTTGACACGCATACATAGTACACATGCGTTATGTGCGGCAGAACGGACtgtcctttttctctttgcTATTTTGTGCACCCTCGAGAGGTGAGGATTTCAAATGGTGGGTCACCGTCGGGTCATAAAACGAAGTGGTCAATTGTTTGCCCTCCGcgtggcacaaaaaaatatgtcattGCTCGGCAAGTCGCTACAAATCGCTGCAAGTCACGACAAATCGCTACAAATCGCTACAAATCGCTGCAAATCGCGGCAACAGAAAAGGCGAACTTATCCCGCACACCCTACGGAGGAAGAGCAAACGTCTGGTACAAATGAGTCGACCAAAAGGTGCGATCGGCGAAAGAGGCTACATGTAGACCTCGTGCTGTCATGCAGATTTTaacttgctttttttttttatgacttCACGTGggaaaggaattttttttttttttctttttgttgcttAAACTGGgggattaattttttttttttttgccttccctAATTCTGAGGAGGAAATCCCCCAAGAGGgccatttttcaaattcccTCAAGTTGTTTTCACTCCGAACGATTTCGCCCCACTGTTCATTCCACGCAAGGGGGtggtatatattttttcccgaaTAATTATCCCCAGTTTAGAGGGCTCTTGGTTTGGCTGACCTAAGGGACACACTGGAGTGAGGGTCACACCAAGGGGACAGCCCAGGGCAAATGGCGAGGCTGCCGTCGCTCCTCCCCTTCCGCGGGAACATACGGAAgctgtgcttcccccccaggAACCCAGCCCACGCGTCAAGAAAATGCTGCCTGCACACGCACGTCCAACAGAGTAATGGAATGATGAAGACGACCCCCATGCTAAGTAAACGAAGTTACTTTACATCCCTGTACGATACCAAAActgaaaaagcaaaattaatGAGCGAAATGGACGATCTGTACGATCACATGTTAACGAGCAATTGGAACGACTCAGTATACCTCGTTTTGAACGTTTCCATTTGGGAAGGAATTCTACACTCCATAGAAGATAAGATAAAGCCATATGAGAAAGATGaagatattataaaaaaaaaaaaaataaacgaaataTTTGATGTTCTGTTCATATTAGAAGATTTGCGAGACCATGTAAATGAACTTTTGGAACAGTCATCACGTGCAAGTGGATTGGCAGGGACACATATTTTGGCTTCCTTCAAAATAGAAAACATGAATGAGCACATCGAATTTTTGAAAACCAAGTATGATGAGCTCCTGTTGAAGTACCCACTTTATAAGTACCAGATTGATATGGTCCTGGGGAAGGGACTGGCTCTCCTACGGCAGAGATACAACTTCGAGTGGAGGCACATGcacgattttttcttttgaccCGTCGGGGGGGCTACATGCGTGTGCACAGAAATTGGTAGCAGCTGGGGGGAACTGGAGGGGGACCCACCAACAGACCCGCATGCAGTGCTGTATGATTCACGTCACCCACTGTCACAGATTAGGAACTCACTGTCACAGTTTAGGAACTCACTGTCACAGTTTAGGAACACACTGTCACAGATTAGGAACACACTGTCACAGATTAGGAACTCATTGTCACAGATTAGGAACACACTGTCACAGATTAGGAACACACTGTCACAGATTAGGAACTCACTGTCACAGATTAGGAGCTCACTGTCACAGATTAGGAACTCACTGTCACAGATTAGGAACTCACTGTCACAGTTCAGGAATTTCTCCCCCTACCTTCCACATCATAACCCCATCAACGAGGCcacaatttaaattttgcatTTACATAATATGTTAAAACGGGTACAAGAATGGCGCATTAGAATATCTCTCACCACACATTGGCGGAAATTCAGGAGGGGCAGGGTTACACCGTCGAGCGGCATCGGTtagtacacacacacacaaatgaacACACATATACAGATATATATCCTcatgtgcacacacacacacacaaaaaaaaagggcatccGCAATGGTGCGAacgtacacacacacgtgaCAATCAGCACACGAAGGGGTGCCTACTTCTCCCGCACCagtatgtaatttttcctcttttgctgccccgttttggaaaaaataattttccgaGACAAGGTCGGGAACATGAAAGCCAAGTTGTGCCTGTTAAACCCTATGACGTACGACAGAGGGTCGTTTTCATTCATCGCAAAAGATGGCGATTTATAATCCCGCACATATTTGAAGCACTCTACGTTATCATCAGGAGGGGTACTTTGCGAATAGCTCACATTCTGCATGGCTGTATCGTCTCCCTCGCCATGTTCCCCTAGCTCTCCTTTATTTTCCACGTATTCGTACTTATTTGTTTCGTTAAACGTCACATGCTTACTCCGATGTGTCAATTCAACAGATGcgtttctttcattttttaactttggaaaattttcttcatcctcctgCTCGTTCTTTGCAGGGGGTGTCACCTTTTCACCCTTGagtagtttattttttaacttctccctcatttttaacttaaaGAGGTACTTTTTTATGAGAAATTTACGCaggctgattttttttttcgctgccGGGGTGTCGCCCGCTTGGTGGGGTACGTTCCCACGCAGGGGAGCACCACCGCTAGTCGTACCACCGCTAGCCGTACCACTGCCATCCGTACCACCTCTAGCCCCACCTACACCGTTGGAACTCCTCCGCACCGAACCATCCCCGCGCAGAAACCTATTTAGTAAATACTCGTCGCAACCCATGTCCTGCGCTTTGTACAACCCGTACAGATGCTTATCGCGGGTCTTCTCTACCAAATGTAGTAACCCGAGCATACCGCTACTTTGCTTCTTCGACTCACTATTCGATGTGGCACTCGCCCCCTTGCTCAGCAATTTATTAGCATCCTCCCCACCACTGCTTCTCATGTAGTCAGTAGAATTTCCGATCTCCATAATGccttgtatatatttattgttcCACACACCAATGTGCGGCAAAAGggggtaaatttttttcaccttcgtGCCTTTCTTTAGCGGATGTGGAAAATAGCAATCATATGgtactttccttttcccaCATTTCAACATCAATTCGGAGGAGCCGTCATTCTTCCCCAGGACACCACTCTCACAGATCTTTCCACCCTGCTCATGTGTTTTCATTCCCATGGAAGAATTATTATCCTGTAGATCCCtgattttcctttcttcaCAATGCAATAGGTTACTTCTAACCCTTCTAATGTAATGCGGAGCAACCCTATTCAGAAGCTCCAAATCGTCCTTGTCAAACGTATGGACAATCGGAGCAGACGAAGAAATCTGCTTCACCTCCTCATTTAGGTTGGTGTAGCTATGCGTCCCTTCAACGTTTGCAATTTTCCGATTTTCTATCTCATTTTGCTCCTTTATCCAATTGCTTATATCatcattattttgcatattaaaggaaaataaaaaagggagatcCATGGGGATATGTATGTTCCTCTCTACGTCATTTAACCTTTCCACCTTCTCACTTAACATCATAGTGGTATAATTGAAACTTAAGATCTCGTTGTCTACTTCATGCTTTAGGAATTTCACCCCCTCGTCAATACTCGGTACGTCTAACACAAAATCGGTGCTTCCGCAAaactttttcaattttgcttcattttgttggtTCCGTATTTTCTTCGCTTCTTCTATATCTCTCAAATTgcttctttcgttttttccatcccGCTCTCTTGGCTTCTGCCCTTTGGGCATATCCATCTCGTGAGCAGCCACGTGatgtcaaaaaaaggaaaaaaaaaggggtggggGGGCTGCTCATGATGGGGCCTGAAAAATTATGCCTACGTTTTGTGTACCCTCATCTGTGACGCGCGTATGCGGGGTATGTGCCCTTGGCTTCCCCCCAAACGGTTTGTCACTCCTACTACTCCGCTACTACAATACTACACTACGCCACTACTCCACTTCTGCCGCTACCCCTCGGGGATGGTCAGCCTGACAATTTTACACTGTTAACCAAAGCGACGATCGCCTTGAGCCAGTGTATCACCGCACACGCAAGTGATAGCTAGCTTTACCCACCTTCCCACCGTTCAGTGGATGGAAAGAGGCCCCTTATCGCGTCGTCAAAAGGGCGGCCACAAAATGGGGCTCACACGGAGGGATgcgacaaataaaaaaaaaaaaattgtgacatTAAAAACTCAGGAAAATGtatcaaaaaggggataaacCCTCCTTCACTCACCAACCAGgtcaaattatttattacgAACTAAATCGTGCTCGCAAAAAGATGGATACCCCTTTGtagtgcgaaaaaaaaaaaaaaagagaaagagcATCCAAATGATCTCCCGAGGATGTGGTCGCCACACTGCTGCTTCTCACGCGTTGTTTTCACTCTActcaacaatttttatgtaacgtttttatttttctactCAACTGCTTTTCCACCTCTTGTTCGATTGGTTCggttgtccctttttttttgtcaaccaTTTTTGTCCCGTTAACCTCCCTATCGTGAGTAGTGCCGTTAAGTTTTATCCCCCTGTGGAGAAAATTTTGTAGGCGTGTTGCCCTTCTgccagggaaaaaaataattttttttcctcttatCAGTTCTCATTCTCacatttccgttttttttaaaagtttcaCCCACGTGGGTATGGCAAAATGATGCGGGTGCGCGCCGCAGATGCAGAGTGGAGGCTTGGCCAGACCAACGGCCCACCGAGGAGCGCAAACTGCGGCACGTAAATGCGGCACGTAAAATGCGACACACAAACTGCTAAGCACAAACTGCTACGCACAAACTGCTACGCACAAACTGCTCGCACAGACTGCTAAACGCGCGGCGAGGAGGGCGCGTCCCCCAGGATGATGGTCGAGTTGATGGAGCTCTTCGAGCTGTGCAGCTCGCggtaaattttgtttatcaAAAGGGCGTTGTTGCAGGGAATTTTGTACACCAGGTTGCTGGAGTTCCCTGTGCGGATTATCACCCCGTGACTGGAGGCCCTTATTTCGGAGATGTCTTCAATCCTCAGTGACCAAATCACGATATCGCCCCCCCCGACGATCTTCTTGTCCCCCAAGAATTCAGCATTCTTACCACCAAGAAACATGTTAGCATACAAATTGGCATAAATAATAATCTTCGGATATAGCAACAAGGAATAATGTGCAGGAGGGTGATTCTCCTGTTTATGTATCGTCAAAcatttcataatattttttgaaaatttcaaCCCTAGGCATTCTCTCAATTCAGCTTCTTGCAAATTGtactcttttatttttccatattcTCCCCATAACATTCTTGGCTTTCTATGTCTCTTGATTTTGTATTTATGTCCTCCAATCGGTTTGGACACCTCAGCTTTTATACCTCTTGTAACATCTGATACGGCTTGGCCTACTTTATCTAACGGCTTGACCAACGATCCAGCTACCCCTTTGCCTATCCCTTTGAAGAATCCACCAACTCCTTCCTTCTGGGCACCCTCAATTGGTTTAGTAACAATATTGGATAAACTTAGCACCCCTTCACCAATATTCTTCACAGCACTTAGGAGCCCCTCTTTCATATTCGTATTTGTTTTAAAGTTCCTTTCCTTCTGTCTCCTGTTGATGTATTCTGCATCGAACGTCAAATTGGAGAGGAAGCTTCCAATACCTACACTTACATTATCCACAGCGTAAACGGCTAACCCTATGGTATTCCTTCCAATTTCGAGGGGAATTTTCGGTATGTTAATCAGGCTACTATATCCCACTATGAACCCTAGGCATGCCAAAATAGAATGGCTGTACTTATCCTTCAATAGTGCATAAAAAGACTTCAAACTAACACGGATGTTATTGAAAATTTCCTGATTCAGGGTCACAGGTGCACCTAGCAATTCTAACTTCCCCGACACCATCAATATGCGTAAACCGATTCTCAGCAAATCACTCATCATGTGCATTTTGTCcaataaaaaggaacaccAAACGATCAGGGTGAATTTATCTATCTGCATGTATTGTATGTTTATGGCTAAGGGGATATCTGGTGACTTGTAATTTACATAGACGGGTAAAATGGTCCACTTTTGGATCTCCTCATAGAGTAGGTTCTTCTTCTGCACGACGCTTATCCCTTCGATGTACTCTGCTATGAGTAGGTTAATTCCGTTTAACGTTTCGGCGTCCATTTCGATTTCCACGTCATCCAAAGAAACCTGTATCTTCTTGAAAATTACGTCCTTATGAGATATGAAGGATCTCTccacataaatatttaaaaatattttttcgtcatttgTGTTCATGCCTTTGCCAATTATTCCTGGTCCGCTATCACTAGGCATC
Protein-coding regions in this window:
- a CDS encoding hypothetical protein (putative), coding for MSLLGKSLQIAASHDKSLQIATNRCKSRQQKRRTYPAHPTEEEQTSGTNESTKRNPAHASRKCCLHTHVQQSNGMMKTTPMLSKRSYFTSLYDTKTEKAKLMSEMDDLYDHMLTSNWNDSVYLVLNVSIWEGILHSIEDKIKPYEKDEDIIKKKKINEIFDVLFILEDLRDHVNELLEQSSRASGLAGTHILASFKIENMNEHIEFLKTKYDELLLKYPLYKYQIDMVLGKGLALLRQRYNFEWRHMHDFFF
- a CDS encoding hypothetical protein (putative), whose product is MDMPKGQKPRERDGKNERSNLRDIEEAKKIRNQQNEAKLKKFCGSTDFVLDVPSIDEGVKFLKHEVDNEILSFNYTTMMLSEKVERLNDVERNIHIPMDLPFLFSFNMQNNDDISNWIKEQNEIENRKIANVEGTHSYTNLNEEVKQISSSAPIVHTFDKDDLELLNRVAPHYIRRVRSNLLHCEERKIRDLQDNNSSMGMKTHEQGGKICESGVLGKNDGSSELMLKCGKRKVPYDCYFPHPLKKGTKVKKIYPLLPHIGVWNNKYIQGIMEIGNSTDYMRSSGGEDANKLLSKGASATSNSESKKQSSGMLGLLHLVEKTRDKHLYGLYKAQDMGCDEYLLNRFLRGDGSVRRSSNGVGGARGGTDGSGTASGGTTSGGAPLRGNVPHQAGDTPAAKKKISLRKFLIKKYLFKLKMREKLKNKLLKGEKVTPPAKNEQEDEENFPKLKNERNASVELTHRSKHVTFNETNKYEYVENKGELGEHGEGDDTAMQNVSYSQSTPPDDNVECFKYVRDYKSPSFAMNENDPLSYVIGFNRHNLAF